The Criblamydia sequanensis CRIB-18 sequence CCCAATCATTCGCTTCAAAGACCGTGCTATCGAGGCTATTTTCAATTCGGATAGGGTCCGCATCATGATGCGAGCTTCTTGAGAAAGCCTGGTCCAATACTTCTTGAAGGGAAGGGCTTTCATCCATATTTTCCCTTGGAAGTTCAATTTGAATCACTTGAAAAGGCTGCGTTTCTTTATGGCCAAGAGGAACATCTTTCCCTGTTTCAAATTTCATTTTTACAAGATTAACTTGATAATTTAGGTTAAATAATAATTTCTCTAAAATTTGAACGGCATCTTCCATCCCGGTTCTATTCTGCGATAGAAAAAACACTCCTGCGTCAAAAAAAGCGTCTCTCATTTTGCGGCTTGCTTTTTTTAGTTCGACCGAATCATAATTCGGGGTGTCGTAAAGCAAAATAAACTCTTTTACGGCTTGCTCGATTTTCTTTTCGGAAGAGACCTTTTGAAAAAGCTTTTCAAGAATTCTGATTTCATTCTCATTCAATGGGCTCTCAGTAAACCGAGATAGAGTCACTTCAAGAAGAGTGTTATCGTCAAAAAGAGAAGAGGAGCTCTCTCCCCACTCTTCGACAATCGCTTTAAGGTTTTCTAGAGTTAGTAAGCTTGGGGTAAGAGGATCTCTTAATTGCTTTGAAAAAGCATTGAGGTCCCCTTCAAGAATATTTAGAAAATCGGTCTGCCAATTCTCTTGTAGAAGAGCTGATTTAAAAAAAGGTATTTGAAGAAGGACTTGAATCGCTGAATTCAAGTAGCAGCTATTGCCTACGTTTTCAATTCCGTGAAAGACTTCTAAATTTTCTTTTTCTAAAAGAGAGACAGCTTCCCTAAAAAGGTCGAACTTTTCAAAAGAAAAACACTCTTTTTCCTCCGCTAAAAACTCTTTTTCGAAGCGGCGGAATAAAACCACAAGTTGTTTTGCTTGAGCTACGGCATCGCCTTTATCTTCAATGCCAAGCGCTTCGACGCTCTTTTTCTCTAACAGCAGATTCAAACGATCCTTGTATTCGGAAACCTTTTCATTTAGGCTTAAAAGAAGAAGTTCGTAATCTCCCTTAAAGGAGTCAAAGACAAGTTTTATCTCTATGTCATTGTTCAAATGTTCTTGAACATAACTTGCAAGTGAATTAAAAAAAGCAATTCTCGCCGTAATTTGGCGCTTTAATAAAAGCGCTTCTTCAAGTTCTTCTGAAGTTAAAAAATTCAAGCAGCCAATTTTATCCCTTCTAATGGAAATCGTATTTTTTTCTTCGCTCTCTGCATCCTCTTTCTTGAACTTCTCTAAATCCAATTGAAGTTGAAGAAGATAATTTGAAATTAATGCTTTTTTTTCAGTAAATTTCCCGTCTAGTGATATAAACCAATTGATGAGTACTTCTCTTAATTCAAAATCTCTTACTTTTTCAAAAAGAGGCCTGATAGACTCTAATTTATTTTCTAATGATGCTATTAATTGACTTGGTTTCTCGCTTTGATAGCTGATTTTGGTTAGCTCACCATCTATTTCTTTAAAGGCTTCAAAGATTGCATCCGTTGCAGAAGCGGCTTCTTCCTCAAGCTTTATTGCACCTAGGTTAATCTCTTTTATAATTTGGACATTCTTTTGAAGTTTATCAAGCAGCTCATTTTTTGCAGCAAGCCTCTCTCTTAGCTTTTCGAAAGGAGATAGTCCGGATGAAGAGGCGTTCTCCTTTTGGCCGGCTATCATTAATTCACCAAGATGAATCTTGCCTTCAAAAGATTTAAGACATTTTTTAAATCTATCAATATAGCGCTCAATTTTAGAAAGATTTGTTGCTGTCATTTTATTGGGAGCTCTATGCATCAAATCTATGGCAATCTTTCTAAAGCGAAGAATTTCTTTTTCGATTCTACTAATAGAGCTTGTAAGATCTTCATAATAACTTTTAACGAAAGAAAGAGAGTCGTCTAAAGAGAGTTCTTTGCCTTCAACTTCTTTTCCCTTTTGTTTTTTTCTTTTGGAAGAACCTAGTTTCTCATTAAAGATTTTTTCAGCTTTGCTTGCTGAATTCAAAGTAGAGCTTGAAGATTCAGAAACTTCAGAGGAAGAAAGAGGGGTGACTTTTTTTTCAGCAAAAAAATTAGCGAGCGATCGAAAGACAAAGACTCCCCCGACAATTGTGAATATTGTGGCAGCAATGCTAGCAATAGCGACAAGAACTCTTTGAGAAAAAGAAATTTTTTGAAACTTTCGTCCGGCTTTGGCCATGGATTCAAAAAAGTCAGAAAAAAACCCTTTTGAAGGGATTGTCTTTGGGACCGTACCTTCAGCCGACTGGTCTCTCGAGATAGTCATTAATTAAAACCATTTTTATTTATAGCGCCCTATAAAGCAGGGATATAATATTTTAGAAAAACAAATAATGAAAACGAATTTATTATTAAATTGTTTAATCAACTTTTTCTAATAGATAAAAATATCCATAAGGTACTTTTTGGGCAAAATCTGATACATCGACAGCTTTTGTCTCACTGTCATTGCAATCAAAGTAAATATTGGCGAGATTAAGAGAGGCCGTATAATGCCCCCCTCCGACATCGCCTTTATGATTGATGATCGCTTTCAATTTATACCGGCATTCCTGATCCATATTAAAGGCTCTTGAAAAATCGATCTCGAAATCAGGACTCCAAGTCAATGGAGTTTTGATTTTATGAGCATCTCCGGTTCTCATATCAAACGAAAATCTTTTAAGATGGAGATTAATCAGCCTAGGGGGAGAGCCTTCCAGGGACATTTTTTCCCTGTAAGTGGAGAAGTTATTCCAGGTATCTTCAGCTGAACCTGCTTCTCGCTCAGTAAAAAAACCATCTATTAAACTTTGGATTGGAATGGGTTCTTTTTGATCAGGTACGATGAGCGGTAAATTCGAATAAAAGCTCGTTTCTTTCTCTGAGCGAATAGTCCTTCCCCCCCTTTCACCGCTTCTTTCAGTTGAAAGAGAAACCCCGAGTCCAAGAGCTGTCAAAATGTAATTTAAGGATTCTTGAGCATCTTGCTGCTCTCTAATATCACCTGCAATCACATTAGCCTTAAACAAAGCTTCACGGATGGAAACAACTTTTCGGCTAAGGGCATAAGGGCTAGTGTCCGGATTTTCTAATTCGTAATAATACTCTTGAAGCGATCTTTTTAAACGATGAAGCCGTTGATAATCCAAAATAGCATTTCTTAAGATTCTCCCCATTTCTTCATCAAAGCCTTCTATGCCACCCTCTTCAAGGTCTCCCACGCTTCTAAGCTGAATGTAAAAATCTATATCTTCTTCTTTTAAACCGGCCCAAACTTCTTTTAACTTTTCTTTGTCATCAAACTGATAAACATCTCTTGCCATCGCATCAAGCATAAAATTATCTAAAACAGTTTCTATGGAGGCCCAGTTTGGCTCAGCTATTTTTTCTTTTATGGTTTCAGAAGAAAATAGAAGCTGCAAAGCAGAATTTAAATAGCAGCTTGCGCCTAAATTACTAATTCCTTTTGGCTTCAAAATGCCATAGAGAGCCTTAGTCAATTCACTATCAATGAGAGGTTTATCCTCGAAAAACCACGTTACATTATGACGGGTTAACTCAAGATTTGCGCCAAAGTCTTCTAAGAAATTAGCAATATTGGCAAGATCTTTTAACTTAGCTATCGCGATATTTTCTCGATCAGGGTCCAGCCTTAAAGCATCTTTATCGAAATCTTTTATCTTCTCTTGCACACTTTTGATTTTTTCTACAATGGCTTCTCTGCAACTATGGACTTTTTCGTTAAGCTGGATATTAAGAAGTTCAAAATCGGAGATCAAAACATTGATCTGCTCTAACTTGTCCAAATCAAAAAATAGTGAAAGGCCTTCAGCTTTTTTAAGCCAGTCCTCATAGTTTTCTTTTAGGTCGAGCGCAAATTTTAGATAGTTTATGAACTCGGAGTTATTGCTTGAATCATCTTTATTAGAAAGCGCTTCAAGGTTATTGATCATTCCTTGAGCTTGCAAATACACTTCTGAGCCAAGTCTATATTTCTCAAGCTCGCTCTTTAGCTGATCCAAATCTTTTTCCGTCATCACGCGATCTTGGATTTTAAAATTGTTGATCTGGCGATAATAGAACTTAGCGGCAAGCAAAATAGAAATACCAACAACAGATAGGGCTGCAAAAATTAGCACGACAGCCTTTACAATTCTAAGAGCTAGAACCATCACCCCTTTTTGCGGCCCGGTTTCCATGATATAAATCTTTTGGGAAAGAGACTTTTTCATTAAAATTTCATAAGAAGTTTGTCCAAAATCAAATAAAGGTTCTATGATTCGACCAAGCATAGAAGCCTTCTCTACAGGAGCTGCAACACTGGAATTAGGATAAATGGGGCTAAAAAAACCGACTTCTTGACAGGACATAAGCTACTCAAAAAAATTATTAAAAGAATAGATCGTACCTTAAATACGGTTATTTATCAATAGTTTATAACTATTTAACGGATCATCTAAACAAAGAAAATTATGTTTTATAAAACAACTTTACAAAATTAAGAAAACTTAATAAATAAAGTTACCTGTTATATTTTTATATAATAGTTTAAGGGTTCAATGGTCGACTTTAAAAAAAAAATTTTCTTTGGCCTTAAAGCTTGTGCTGATTGGCCACTCTTTTGCACAAAGGCTCGCTTTCTTAACGAGAAAAATCGACATATGACTTTAGCATTCCTCGGGATGCAGCCCTATAACGAGCTAGATTTTTTTTTAAAATCCATCCCAACGCCCCCTCTTGTTGGATTTTCAGCGGTTGCTGAAGAAATCCTTTTCCTTCCATTTAATAAGCCCGCTACCGCCTCCTATAGCC is a genomic window containing:
- a CDS encoding ubiquitin carboxyl-terminal hydrolase, whose amino-acid sequence is MTISRDQSAEGTVPKTIPSKGFFSDFFESMAKAGRKFQKISFSQRVLVAIASIAATIFTIVGGVFVFRSLANFFAEKKVTPLSSSEVSESSSSTLNSASKAEKIFNEKLGSSKRKKQKGKEVEGKELSLDDSLSFVKSYYEDLTSSISRIEKEILRFRKIAIDLMHRAPNKMTATNLSKIERYIDRFKKCLKSFEGKIHLGELMIAGQKENASSSGLSPFEKLRERLAAKNELLDKLQKNVQIIKEINLGAIKLEEEAASATDAIFEAFKEIDGELTKISYQSEKPSQLIASLENKLESIRPLFEKVRDFELREVLINWFISLDGKFTEKKALISNYLLQLQLDLEKFKKEDAESEEKNTISIRRDKIGCLNFLTSEELEEALLLKRQITARIAFFNSLASYVQEHLNNDIEIKLVFDSFKGDYELLLLSLNEKVSEYKDRLNLLLEKKSVEALGIEDKGDAVAQAKQLVVLFRRFEKEFLAEEKECFSFEKFDLFREAVSLLEKENLEVFHGIENVGNSCYLNSAIQVLLQIPFFKSALLQENWQTDFLNILEGDLNAFSKQLRDPLTPSLLTLENLKAIVEEWGESSSSLFDDNTLLEVTLSRFTESPLNENEIRILEKLFQKVSSEKKIEQAVKEFILLYDTPNYDSVELKKASRKMRDAFFDAGVFFLSQNRTGMEDAVQILEKLLFNLNYQVNLVKMKFETGKDVPLGHKETQPFQVIQIELPRENMDESPSLQEVLDQAFSRSSHHDADPIRIENSLDSTVFEANDWDEKQSLESPPPYLVLQMKRYLKIEDAGNVEFEKIDTSFKLPTDYTFDLSKGFDLEKGSVQYRLKALVHHDDWGTKRADTGHYTALVEKNGSWSHADDSRVTEVIDPDRRMGRGYLYILEKV